One window from the genome of Paraconexibacter algicola encodes:
- a CDS encoding DMT family transporter translates to MSRRHLLVLAVLAATWGASYLFIKVGLRDFSSSFLVFARTALAAAVLAPIAYRRGALRELQGAWGAIVVLAVVQVAVPFLLITEGEHHIPSALAGILVASAPIYTALLALRFAESERVTGWALVGILVGIVGVVLLFGVDLSGDTETLLGGLMVLVASLGYSVGALYLKARLGTLQPAGIATATMGVSALLLAPFALVSFPSAAGADSVAAVLALGVLGTGVAFLLFYSLISELGASKASLVAYLAPVFAVLYGVTLLGEAISVATVAGLALILGGSYLGAGGRPPRWLSRTGPSRSTSPGPARAR, encoded by the coding sequence GTGTCCCGTCGCCACCTGCTCGTGCTCGCCGTCCTGGCCGCGACCTGGGGTGCCTCCTACCTGTTCATCAAGGTCGGGCTGCGGGACTTCTCCAGCTCGTTCCTCGTCTTCGCCCGCACCGCGCTCGCCGCCGCCGTGCTCGCGCCGATCGCGTACCGGCGCGGGGCGCTGCGCGAGCTGCAGGGGGCGTGGGGCGCGATCGTCGTGCTCGCCGTCGTGCAGGTCGCGGTGCCGTTCCTGCTCATCACCGAGGGCGAGCACCACATCCCCAGCGCGCTCGCCGGGATCCTCGTGGCGTCCGCCCCGATCTACACGGCGTTGCTGGCGCTGCGCTTCGCCGAGAGCGAGCGCGTCACCGGCTGGGCGCTGGTCGGGATCCTCGTCGGGATCGTCGGGGTCGTGCTGCTGTTCGGCGTCGACCTGTCGGGGGACACGGAGACGCTGCTCGGCGGCCTGATGGTGCTCGTGGCCAGCCTCGGCTACTCGGTCGGCGCGCTCTACCTCAAGGCGCGGCTCGGGACGCTCCAGCCCGCCGGCATCGCGACCGCGACGATGGGCGTCAGCGCCCTGCTGCTGGCGCCGTTCGCGCTCGTGTCGTTCCCGAGCGCCGCGGGCGCCGACAGCGTCGCGGCGGTGCTCGCGCTCGGCGTCCTGGGGACCGGCGTGGCGTTCCTGCTCTTCTACTCGCTGATCAGCGAGCTGGGCGCGTCGAAGGCCTCGCTCGTGGCCTATCTGGCGCCGGTCTTCGCGGTCCTCTACGGCGTGACGCTGCTGGGCGAGGCGATCTCCGTCGCGACGGTCGCCGGGCTGGCCCTGATCCTCGGCGGCAGCTACCTCGGGGCGGGCGGTCGGCCGCCCCGGTGGCTCAGCCGAACCGGACCTTCCCGTTCGACTTCGCCCGGACCTGCGCGCGCTCGATGA
- a CDS encoding LON peptidase substrate-binding domain-containing protein has protein sequence MPGDVQHQFPLFPLGMVALPNELVPLHIFEERYRTMIAQCLEGESEFGIVWSGDDGLRTAGCAMRIEQVLERFDDGRVNILTRGTRVFELLERTADVPYPTGDVRFEEEEPEDADADAAAAAHEAYAELVREATEKELERDELDAMDAYEMAATVDFGLEAKQALLELRSENARLRLVTRLFRAATKRLDFIERAQVRAKSNGKVRFG, from the coding sequence ATGCCCGGAGACGTCCAGCACCAATTCCCGCTCTTCCCGCTCGGCATGGTCGCCCTGCCGAACGAGCTCGTCCCGCTCCACATCTTCGAGGAGCGCTACCGGACGATGATCGCCCAGTGCCTGGAGGGCGAGAGCGAGTTCGGGATCGTCTGGTCCGGCGACGACGGGCTGCGGACCGCGGGCTGCGCGATGCGGATCGAGCAGGTGCTCGAGCGGTTCGACGACGGCCGCGTGAACATCCTCACCCGCGGCACGCGCGTGTTCGAGCTGCTGGAGCGCACCGCCGACGTGCCCTACCCGACCGGGGACGTGCGGTTCGAGGAGGAGGAGCCCGAGGACGCGGACGCCGACGCGGCCGCCGCCGCGCACGAGGCGTACGCCGAGCTCGTCCGCGAGGCGACCGAGAAGGAGCTCGAGCGCGACGAGCTCGACGCGATGGACGCCTACGAGATGGCGGCGACCGTCGACTTCGGCCTCGAGGCCAAGCAGGCGCTGCTGGAGCTGCGCTCCGAGAACGCCCGGCTGCGGCTCGTCACGCGCCTGTTCCGCGCGGCGACCAAGCGCCTGGACTTCATCGAGCGCGCGCAGGTCCGGGCGAAGTCGAACGGGAAGGTCCGGTTCGGCTGA
- a CDS encoding cryptochrome/photolyase family protein: MSSRPSTAIVWFRRELRVHDLPALHDARADHDRVVPVFVLDPRLIGGRFASGPRTRFMLDCLAELDDALGQRNSGLVVREGDPATELVDVAREAGADAVLWTSDAAPYARARDRRVTEALREAGIEPVPCPGSYCADVSKPRTGGGKPYAVFTPFSKVWETLPRREVHGAPRDLGGLPSGLRKGRLPSLQALGLTDEVPEPVVAPGERAARAAMHDWLRGPVDDYADLHDRLSGGTSVMSPYLRWGCVSPREMEVLARERDTDGARAYVRQLAWRDFYAHVLLHHPDNLRHEYQERFRKLSWDDDEELLDAWREGRTGFPIVDAGMRQLARTGWMHNRARMVVGSFLTKDLHLDWRAGEAHFERLLLDAEPSQNNGNWQWIASTGVDPAPYFRRIFNPVLQSKKFDPDGDYLRRWVPELADVPDARIHEPWTMSDAEQERAGCVIGRDYPSPVVDHKHERQVAMDRYRAVGEG, from the coding sequence ATGTCTTCGCGCCCATCCACCGCCATCGTCTGGTTCCGCCGTGAGCTGCGGGTCCACGACCTGCCCGCGCTGCACGACGCGCGCGCCGACCACGACCGCGTCGTGCCGGTGTTCGTGCTCGACCCGCGCCTGATCGGCGGGCGCTTCGCGTCCGGTCCGCGGACGCGGTTCATGCTCGACTGCCTCGCCGAGCTCGACGACGCGCTCGGGCAGCGCAACTCCGGGCTCGTCGTCCGCGAGGGCGACCCGGCGACGGAGCTCGTCGACGTCGCCCGCGAGGCGGGGGCCGACGCGGTGCTGTGGACGAGCGACGCGGCGCCGTACGCCCGGGCGCGCGACCGCCGGGTCACCGAGGCGCTGCGCGAGGCGGGCATCGAGCCGGTCCCGTGCCCGGGCAGCTACTGCGCCGACGTGTCGAAGCCCCGCACCGGGGGTGGCAAGCCGTACGCGGTCTTCACGCCGTTCTCGAAGGTGTGGGAGACGCTCCCGCGTCGCGAGGTCCACGGCGCCCCGCGCGATCTCGGCGGGCTGCCGTCGGGCCTGCGCAAGGGCCGGCTGCCATCGCTCCAGGCGCTGGGCCTGACCGACGAGGTCCCCGAGCCGGTCGTCGCCCCCGGCGAGCGCGCCGCGCGGGCGGCGATGCACGACTGGCTGCGCGGGCCCGTCGACGACTACGCCGACCTGCACGACCGGCTCAGCGGCGGCACGAGCGTCATGTCGCCGTACCTGCGCTGGGGCTGCGTCTCGCCGCGCGAGATGGAGGTCCTCGCCCGCGAGCGCGACACCGACGGGGCGCGCGCCTACGTGCGCCAGCTCGCCTGGCGGGACTTCTACGCCCACGTGCTGCTGCACCACCCGGACAACCTGCGCCACGAGTACCAGGAGCGGTTCCGCAAGCTCAGCTGGGACGACGACGAGGAGCTGCTCGACGCCTGGCGCGAGGGCCGCACCGGCTTCCCGATCGTCGACGCCGGCATGCGGCAGCTGGCGCGCACCGGCTGGATGCACAACCGCGCCCGCATGGTCGTCGGCTCGTTCCTGACGAAGGACCTGCACCTCGACTGGCGCGCCGGTGAGGCGCACTTCGAGCGGCTCCTGCTCGACGCCGAGCCGTCGCAGAACAACGGCAACTGGCAGTGGATCGCCTCCACCGGCGTCGACCCCGCCCCGTACTTCCGCCGCATCTTCAACCCGGTGCTGCAGTCCAAGAAGTTCGACCCCGACGGCGACTACCTGCGCCGCTGGGTGCCCGAGCTCGCCGACGTCCCGGACGCCCGGATCCACGAGCCGTGGACGATGAGCGACGCCGAGCAGGAGCGCGCGGGCTGCGTCATCGGCCGCGACTACCCGTCCCCGGTCGTCGACCACAAGCACGAGCGGCAGGTCGCGATGGACCGCTACCGCGCGGTCGGCGAGGGCTGA
- a CDS encoding cryptochrome/photolyase family protein, giving the protein MGHTAVILGDQLLRDHPALDGASRAVLVESTALMGRRPVHRRRLHAVLVALRAYAQELRERHPDLEVVEHRGAASFADALAAHEGERLVAAHPNRRSAVRHLRDDLGVELVDSTQFLVGPERFAAYARGRRTLTMEHFYREMRREHRVLLDDAGEPLGGRWNFDAENRRPPKEGLSAPAPYRPREGELDAAVRDDLDRLVAAGAITTIGRDGPRQVAVTHDEGRRALRSFVDERLPDFGPWQDAMVPGERMLFHANLSAPLNLGVLDPLTVVRAAERAHREDGVPLQSVEGFVRQIIGWREYVWGMYWLRADEWPRRNALDADRPLPVAIAAPGEHETGWNCLDTTLSAVGEDAYAHHIERLMVLGNIMLLHGTRPVEALRWFETAFVDGAEWVMAPNAMGMALYADGGEMMTKPYAAGGNYVSKMSRHCPSCRYDPKQRTGPDACPLSALYWDFLDRHRDRFTGNHRMAMPLKTLGRFDPAELAAIRARADDAREELDTGGG; this is encoded by the coding sequence ATGGGTCACACCGCGGTCATCCTCGGCGATCAGCTGCTGCGCGACCACCCCGCGCTCGACGGGGCGTCGCGCGCGGTGCTCGTCGAGTCCACCGCCCTCATGGGGCGGCGTCCCGTGCACCGCCGCCGCCTGCACGCGGTGCTCGTCGCGCTGCGCGCCTACGCGCAGGAGCTGCGCGAGCGCCACCCCGACCTCGAGGTCGTCGAGCACCGCGGCGCGGCGAGCTTCGCCGACGCGCTGGCGGCCCACGAGGGGGAGCGGCTCGTCGCCGCGCACCCCAACCGGCGCAGCGCCGTCCGGCACCTGCGCGACGACCTCGGGGTCGAGCTCGTCGACTCGACCCAGTTCCTCGTCGGACCGGAGCGGTTCGCCGCCTACGCTCGCGGCCGACGCACGCTGACGATGGAGCACTTCTACCGCGAGATGCGCCGCGAGCACCGGGTCCTGCTCGACGACGCCGGCGAGCCGCTGGGCGGACGCTGGAACTTCGACGCGGAGAACCGGCGCCCGCCGAAGGAGGGCCTGTCGGCGCCCGCCCCGTACCGTCCGCGCGAGGGCGAGCTCGACGCCGCGGTCCGCGACGACCTCGACCGGCTCGTCGCCGCCGGGGCGATCACGACGATCGGCCGGGACGGTCCGCGGCAGGTCGCCGTCACCCACGACGAGGGCCGCCGGGCGCTGCGGTCGTTCGTCGACGAGCGGCTCCCCGACTTCGGTCCGTGGCAGGACGCGATGGTCCCGGGCGAGCGGATGCTCTTCCACGCGAACCTGTCGGCGCCCCTGAACCTCGGGGTGCTCGACCCGCTGACCGTCGTGCGGGCGGCCGAGCGCGCGCACCGCGAGGACGGCGTGCCGCTGCAGAGCGTCGAGGGGTTCGTCCGCCAGATCATCGGCTGGCGCGAGTACGTGTGGGGCATGTACTGGCTGCGCGCCGACGAGTGGCCGCGGCGCAACGCCCTGGACGCCGACCGGCCGCTCCCGGTCGCGATCGCGGCGCCCGGCGAGCACGAGACGGGCTGGAACTGCCTGGACACGACGCTCAGCGCGGTGGGGGAGGACGCCTACGCGCACCACATCGAGCGGCTGATGGTGCTCGGCAACATCATGCTCCTGCACGGCACCCGGCCGGTCGAGGCGCTGCGCTGGTTCGAGACCGCGTTCGTCGACGGGGCGGAGTGGGTGATGGCCCCCAACGCGATGGGCATGGCGCTCTACGCGGACGGCGGCGAGATGATGACCAAGCCGTACGCGGCGGGCGGCAACTACGTCTCGAAGATGAGCCGCCACTGCCCGTCGTGCCGCTACGACCCCAAGCAGCGGACCGGGCCGGACGCCTGCCCGCTGTCGGCGCTCTACTGGGACTTCCTGGACCGCCACCGCGACCGCTTCACCGGCAACCACCGCATGGCGATGCCGCTGAAGACGCTCGGGCGCTTCGACCCGGCGGAGCTCGCCGCGATCCGCGCCCGCGCCGACGACGCGCGCGAGGAGCTCGACACCGGCGGCGGCTAG
- a CDS encoding low temperature requirement protein A, with protein MSTAARTHGRQRLTGRDPGETHRTATPLELLYDLTFVVAFGVAADEFAHYVADDHVRTALLGFVFAVFAVSWAWINYSWFASAYDTDDWICRLAVMVQMAGVVIVALGIESVFDSIDEGDTLDNTVLVLGYVVMRVALLFLWLQAARHDPARRPTIMVYVRTLALAQVGWVALIVLELPLATAFAASAVLIAVEVSGPTLAERRGGTPWHAHHIAERYGLLVIITLGEGIIGTVAAMNAVVHGEDGWTTTAAVVVFAGIGMTFAAWWAYFSVPWALALERHRDRSFGWGYGHIAVFGGLAAMGGGLHVVAYLLEGKAKIGEVGVVLSVALPLALFLLALYAMVTAIFRSHDPLHLLLVALTVVVLLAGVGLAAAGVSVAVCLVVLMLAPIVTVVGYEVAGHRHLAAQLAD; from the coding sequence ATGAGCACGGCCGCCCGCACGCACGGACGTCAGCGCCTGACCGGCCGCGACCCGGGCGAGACGCACCGCACCGCGACGCCGCTGGAGCTCCTCTACGACCTGACGTTCGTCGTCGCGTTCGGCGTGGCCGCCGACGAGTTCGCCCACTACGTCGCCGACGACCACGTGCGGACCGCCCTGCTGGGCTTCGTGTTCGCGGTCTTCGCGGTCAGCTGGGCGTGGATCAACTACTCCTGGTTCGCCTCCGCGTACGACACCGACGACTGGATCTGCCGGCTGGCGGTCATGGTCCAGATGGCCGGGGTCGTGATCGTCGCGCTCGGGATCGAGTCCGTGTTCGACTCGATCGACGAGGGCGACACGCTCGACAACACCGTGCTCGTCCTCGGGTACGTCGTCATGCGCGTCGCGCTGCTCTTCCTGTGGCTGCAGGCCGCCCGGCACGACCCCGCGCGCCGGCCGACGATCATGGTCTACGTGCGGACGCTGGCGCTCGCCCAGGTCGGCTGGGTCGCGCTGATCGTGCTCGAGCTGCCGCTGGCCACCGCGTTCGCCGCGAGCGCCGTCCTGATCGCCGTCGAGGTCAGCGGCCCGACGCTCGCCGAGCGCCGGGGTGGCACCCCGTGGCACGCCCACCACATCGCCGAGCGCTACGGCCTGCTGGTCATCATCACGCTCGGGGAGGGGATCATCGGCACGGTCGCGGCGATGAACGCCGTCGTCCACGGCGAGGACGGCTGGACCACGACCGCCGCCGTCGTCGTGTTCGCCGGGATCGGGATGACGTTCGCCGCCTGGTGGGCGTACTTCTCGGTCCCGTGGGCGCTGGCGCTCGAGCGCCACCGCGACCGCTCCTTCGGCTGGGGGTACGGGCACATCGCGGTGTTCGGTGGGCTGGCCGCGATGGGCGGCGGGCTGCACGTCGTCGCCTACCTGCTGGAGGGCAAGGCGAAGATCGGCGAGGTCGGCGTCGTGCTCAGCGTGGCGCTGCCGCTGGCCCTGTTCCTGCTGGCGCTCTACGCGATGGTCACGGCGATCTTCCGCTCGCACGACCCGCTGCACCTGCTGCTCGTCGCGCTGACCGTCGTCGTCCTGCTGGCCGGGGTCGGGCTGGCGGCGGCCGGCGTGAGCGTCGCGGTCTGCCTCGTGGTCCTGATGCTCGCCCCGATCGTCACGGTCGTGGGCTACGAGGTGGCGGGGCACCGCCACCTCGCCGCGCAGCTCGCGGACTAG
- a CDS encoding class I SAM-dependent methyltransferase yields the protein MPSPATATPEEIRDVNTRYHDGAAAQYDAKWGIDFGAIGQRQVLGKLEKALGAPLPVYDRALEIGAGTGYFTLNLMQAGVVRAAVCSDISQGMMDTCAGNAARLGLDVETVVTDAEKLPFEDASFDLVLGHAVLHHLPDLDQAFREFFRVLKPGGTLYFAGEPSEIGDRIAAYPKRGATRVAPLWRAVLRARKAPEGHTDGGAENHQLESVVDVHAFVPDDLRGHATQAGFSAVKVRGEELLANWFGWANRALESSAEQEDVPWLWRQYAYRGYLAFQAVDRALLESRLPPQIFYNLIVSARKPG from the coding sequence ATGCCGTCCCCCGCCACCGCGACGCCCGAGGAGATCCGGGACGTCAACACCCGCTACCACGACGGCGCCGCCGCGCAGTACGACGCCAAGTGGGGCATCGACTTCGGCGCGATCGGCCAGCGCCAGGTGCTCGGCAAGCTCGAGAAGGCGCTCGGCGCCCCGCTGCCCGTGTACGACCGGGCGCTGGAGATCGGTGCCGGCACCGGCTACTTCACCCTGAACCTCATGCAGGCGGGCGTCGTGCGCGCCGCGGTCTGCAGCGACATCTCCCAGGGGATGATGGACACGTGCGCGGGCAACGCCGCGCGCCTCGGGCTCGACGTCGAGACGGTCGTCACCGACGCCGAGAAGCTCCCGTTCGAGGACGCGTCGTTCGACCTCGTGCTCGGCCACGCGGTGCTGCACCACCTGCCCGACCTCGACCAGGCGTTCCGCGAGTTCTTCCGCGTGCTGAAGCCGGGCGGCACCCTCTACTTCGCCGGGGAGCCCTCGGAGATCGGCGACCGGATCGCCGCCTACCCCAAGCGCGGCGCGACCCGCGTCGCGCCGCTGTGGCGCGCGGTGCTGCGCGCCCGCAAGGCGCCGGAGGGCCACACCGACGGCGGCGCCGAGAACCACCAGCTCGAGAGCGTCGTCGACGTCCACGCGTTCGTCCCCGACGACCTGCGCGGCCACGCGACCCAGGCGGGCTTCAGCGCGGTGAAGGTCCGCGGCGAGGAGCTGCTGGCCAACTGGTTCGGCTGGGCCAACCGGGCGCTGGAGTCCTCCGCCGAGCAGGAGGACGTGCCGTGGCTGTGGCGCCAGTACGCCTACCGCGGCTACCTCGCGTTCCAGGCCGTCGACCGCGCGCTGCTCGAGTCGCGACTGCCGCCGCAGATCTTCTACAACCTGATCGTCAGCGCCCGCAAGCCCGGCTAG
- a CDS encoding class I SAM-dependent methyltransferase yields the protein MSSPTVYLQQDQPEGVPPLALTGERTLPDVPEENYWFRRHLIVYEHIRARVGGRRVVDMACGEGYGTATLGRTAASAVGVDANPEAHEHARLKYTTPDGRVRFARDLVETFSEPCDDVVFLQTIEHVQDPGAILEHFKTLLADSPAGVAWISTPNLLTLAPEGAEKSENPWHVKEYRAHEFRALCEAHFPHVELLGLFHARKLAVHAFAIEHLFWDELHKALRFTKPFYDRFTPAISERDFVLRPAGTCDLDAALDFVAVCRTAAP from the coding sequence ATGTCGTCGCCGACCGTCTACCTCCAGCAGGACCAGCCCGAGGGCGTCCCGCCGCTGGCCCTCACCGGGGAGCGCACGCTGCCCGACGTGCCGGAGGAGAACTACTGGTTCCGTCGGCACCTGATCGTCTACGAGCACATCCGCGCCCGCGTCGGCGGCCGCCGGGTCGTCGACATGGCCTGCGGCGAGGGCTACGGCACCGCGACGCTCGGCCGCACCGCGGCGTCGGCCGTCGGCGTCGACGCCAACCCGGAGGCGCACGAGCACGCGCGCCTGAAGTACACGACCCCGGACGGCCGCGTGCGCTTCGCGCGCGACCTCGTCGAGACGTTCTCCGAGCCCTGCGACGACGTCGTCTTCCTGCAGACGATCGAGCACGTCCAGGACCCGGGCGCGATCCTCGAGCACTTCAAGACGCTGCTGGCCGACAGCCCCGCCGGGGTGGCCTGGATCTCGACGCCGAACCTCCTGACGCTGGCGCCCGAGGGGGCGGAGAAGTCGGAGAACCCGTGGCACGTCAAGGAGTACCGCGCGCACGAGTTCCGGGCGCTGTGCGAGGCGCACTTCCCGCACGTCGAGCTGCTCGGGCTGTTCCACGCGCGCAAGCTCGCGGTGCACGCGTTCGCGATCGAGCACCTCTTCTGGGACGAGCTGCACAAGGCGCTGCGCTTCACCAAGCCGTTCTACGACCGCTTCACCCCGGCGATCAGCGAGCGCGACTTCGTGCTGCGCCCGGCGGGGACGTGCGACCTCGACGCGGCGCTCGACTTCGTCGCGGTCTGCCGCACCGCGGCCCCATGA
- a CDS encoding 1,4-alpha-glucan branching protein domain-containing protein, which translates to MSGRLAIVLHSHMPYVEGFGTWPFGEEWLWEAMATSYLPLLDILDGVPGGRDVTLSLTPVLCDQLAAPGAGERFLAFLRDVRRASHRLDVDGCRASGRDDLADELARAAWDYEWAADRFRALPGQDLLAALAPHAAWCSSATHAVLPLVATDGGVRLQLRAGIDAHRRRFDAAVRGGHGWRGGLWLPECAHASWLDPLLEEAGVHATCVDLTDVFGYGDARHLRPLRTDAGPLLVPIDRQTMELVWSADGYPAHGHYRDYHHRTTHDHHPWAVDGSVYDPERARARVRVDAADFVARTRERVAGGGLAVCALDTELLGHWWYEGVWWLRAVLEECVAQGLELVHLDDALAHGDPEPAAPLPPDDRRVTSWGTPRDLSTWDAPGVAELAWQMREAELRVVAAGADADPRAVRELLALQSSDWAFMVTRELAGTYPVERAAGHREALDAALGSVGSSEPTVRHLAPHATAAPLLEP; encoded by the coding sequence ATGAGCGGTCGCCTGGCGATCGTCCTGCACTCCCACATGCCCTACGTGGAGGGCTTCGGGACGTGGCCGTTCGGCGAGGAGTGGCTGTGGGAGGCGATGGCCACCTCCTACCTGCCGCTGCTCGACATCCTCGACGGGGTGCCGGGCGGGCGCGACGTGACGCTGTCCTTGACCCCGGTCCTGTGCGACCAGCTCGCGGCGCCGGGCGCGGGGGAGCGGTTCCTGGCGTTCCTGCGGGACGTGCGCCGCGCCTCGCACCGGCTCGACGTCGACGGCTGCCGGGCCAGCGGCCGCGACGACCTCGCCGACGAGCTCGCCCGGGCCGCCTGGGACTACGAGTGGGCCGCGGACCGCTTCCGGGCGCTCCCCGGGCAGGACCTGCTCGCGGCGCTCGCGCCGCACGCGGCCTGGTGCAGCAGCGCGACCCACGCGGTGCTGCCGCTGGTGGCCACCGACGGGGGCGTGCGGCTGCAGCTGCGCGCCGGGATCGACGCGCACCGCCGCCGCTTCGACGCCGCCGTCCGCGGCGGCCACGGTTGGCGCGGCGGGCTGTGGCTTCCGGAGTGCGCGCACGCCTCCTGGCTCGATCCGCTGCTCGAGGAGGCCGGCGTCCACGCGACCTGCGTCGATCTCACCGACGTGTTCGGATACGGCGACGCGCGCCACCTGCGGCCGCTGCGGACCGACGCCGGCCCGCTGCTCGTGCCGATCGACCGGCAGACGATGGAGCTCGTCTGGAGCGCGGACGGCTACCCCGCCCACGGCCACTACCGCGACTACCACCACCGCACCACGCACGACCACCATCCCTGGGCGGTGGACGGCAGCGTCTACGACCCGGAGCGGGCGCGGGCGCGGGTGCGGGTCGACGCCGCCGACTTCGTCGCCCGCACCCGCGAGCGGGTCGCCGGCGGCGGCCTGGCGGTCTGCGCGCTGGACACCGAGCTGCTCGGCCACTGGTGGTACGAGGGCGTCTGGTGGCTGCGCGCGGTGCTCGAGGAGTGCGTCGCGCAGGGCCTGGAGCTCGTCCACCTCGACGACGCGCTGGCCCACGGCGATCCCGAGCCTGCGGCCCCGCTGCCGCCGGACGACCGGCGGGTCACGAGCTGGGGGACCCCGCGGGACCTGTCCACCTGGGACGCCCCGGGGGTCGCGGAGCTCGCCTGGCAGATGCGCGAGGCGGAGCTGCGGGTCGTGGCGGCAGGGGCCGACGCGGACCCTCGCGCGGTCCGGGAGCTGTTGGCGCTGCAGTCCAGCGACTGGGCGTTCATGGTGACCCGCGAGCTCGCCGGGACCTACCCGGTGGAGCGTGCCGCGGGTCATCGCGAGGCGCTCGACGCGGCGCTCGGGTCGGTAGGCTCGTCCGAGCCGACCGTGCGGCACCTGGCGCCGCACGCCACCGCAGCACCCCTGCTCGAGCCCTGA
- a CDS encoding glycosyltransferase family 4 protein: MSALRTLILSWEFPPVVEGGLARHVRKLTEQLVPADVEVHVLTRGDETMPAEELVAGVHVHRVREPSRPRDLGEFVTWIEHMNADMLAAGVELGDRYTFDVVHGHDWLVANACDHLAKRFGCPMVMTVHATEHGRHQGWVDQHPQSYIHGVEQWMTHRAQHVITCSHYMREHVLDVYGLDEGHVSVIANGIDPHDLQPIEDLDTLRARFAAPDEKLVLLVGRLDYYKGFQLALEAIAGVIERLGDGVRTRYLVAGSGPHEAELKAQAAALGIDGAGTFLGWIGDDVLHSLYRIADLCVVPSLYEPFGLVALEAMASGCACIVADTGGLREVVPADERVGLRFNGGDAEHLGVMVERLLTDEPLRERLVGEAMEHVRRFDWADIARQTAAVYRAAVDAHARA; encoded by the coding sequence ATGTCCGCGCTGCGCACCCTCATCCTGTCCTGGGAGTTCCCGCCGGTCGTGGAGGGGGGCCTCGCCCGCCACGTGCGCAAGCTGACGGAGCAGCTCGTGCCCGCCGACGTCGAGGTCCACGTGCTCACGCGCGGGGACGAGACGATGCCGGCCGAGGAGCTCGTCGCGGGCGTGCACGTGCACCGCGTGCGCGAGCCGAGCCGCCCGCGCGACCTCGGCGAGTTCGTCACGTGGATCGAGCACATGAACGCGGACATGCTCGCCGCGGGCGTCGAGCTCGGCGACCGCTACACGTTCGACGTCGTCCACGGCCACGACTGGCTCGTCGCGAACGCGTGCGACCACCTCGCCAAGCGGTTCGGCTGCCCGATGGTCATGACCGTCCACGCGACGGAGCACGGCCGCCACCAGGGCTGGGTCGACCAGCACCCGCAGAGCTACATCCACGGCGTCGAGCAGTGGATGACGCACCGCGCGCAGCACGTGATCACCTGCTCCCACTACATGCGCGAGCACGTCCTGGACGTCTACGGGCTCGACGAGGGCCACGTCAGCGTCATCGCCAACGGGATCGACCCTCACGACCTGCAGCCGATCGAGGACCTCGACACGCTGCGTGCCCGTTTCGCCGCGCCGGACGAGAAGCTCGTCCTGCTCGTCGGCCGCCTCGACTACTACAAGGGCTTCCAGCTGGCGCTCGAGGCGATCGCGGGGGTCATCGAGCGGCTCGGGGACGGCGTGCGCACGCGCTACCTCGTCGCGGGCTCCGGACCGCACGAGGCGGAGCTGAAGGCGCAGGCGGCCGCGCTGGGGATCGACGGGGCCGGCACGTTCCTGGGCTGGATCGGGGACGACGTGCTGCACTCGCTCTACCGCATCGCCGACCTCTGCGTGGTGCCGTCGCTGTACGAGCCGTTCGGGCTCGTGGCGCTGGAGGCGATGGCCTCGGGCTGCGCCTGCATCGTGGCCGACACCGGCGGGCTGCGCGAAGTCGTCCCGGCCGACGAGCGCGTGGGCCTGCGGTTCAACGGCGGCGACGCCGAGCACCTCGGCGTGATGGTCGAGCGGCTGCTCACCGACGAGCCGCTGCGCGAGCGCCTCGTGGGGGAGGCGATGGAGCACGTCCGTCGCTTCGACTGGGCGGACATCGCCCGGCAGACCGCCGCGGTGTACCGCGCCGCGGTCGACGCGCACGCCCGCGCCTAG